In one window of Fulvia fulva chromosome 5, complete sequence DNA:
- a CDS encoding Heterokaryon incompatibility protein 6, OR allele — MDGNLLDSACNYPYQPLHGEQHEFRVLDVYPGTGKHVLQCCLRHLKPGSGGISPYETISYCWGDHTSYENLVIDDLPLAAPATAVAALLRMRLPTKVRTLWIDAICIDQEDYDERADQVTRMAGIYRHSRGNLVYLGEDDPSLVSAVRSIHNILPEVDRHTNDAGGFWDAVIVNGGFNFSATGFDDDTKLSYTALDRFFSRAWFSRLWVIQETLVAPSNRCFCGPHELELLDVLRAAVWMLHKHQHWRAQMDNIQFNVFFDWWYKLRPERTREKATFDNVLEVLFFSRIRKTSDTRDRLFALLGLLPEDVSKAIKPDYRISALALMQRVTRQSLLDDSKTNVFNSTIFTVCSMEEGCGIGSWPSWVPRWDRPPMRQPGQLPVFFAAGGEEALAAVGEDTDESILSLGGFVVDRVTCVTEMLKKNAAADLEYLFNWLNGAQETAREGDD, encoded by the exons ATGGATGGGAACCTCCTTGACAGTGCCTGCAATTACCCTTACCAGCCGCTCCACGGTGAGCAGCACGAATTCCGCGTCCTCGACGTCTACCCTGGTACCGGCAAACATGTTCTGCAGTGCTGTCTCAGGCATTTAAAGCCCGGTTCAGGTGGTATATCGCCCTACGAGACGATATCGTACTGCTGGGGCGACCATACTAGCTATGAGAACCTAGTAATCGATGATCTTCCTCTGGCCGCACCAGCAACGGCAGTTGCAGCACTACTCCGGATGCGTCTTCCTACAAAAGTCAGGACCTTGTGGATCGATGCCATCTGTATCGACCAGGAAGACTATGATGAGCGGGCAGACCAGGTCACTCGAATGGCTGGCATATATCGTCACTCTCGGGGTAATCTGGTATACCTTGGCGAGGATGATCCATCACTCGTGAGTGCCGTGAGGAGTATACACAACATTCTGCCCGAAGTTGACCGCCATACGAACGACGCAGGCGGCTTCTGGGATGCGGTCATTGTCAACGGTGGGTTCAACTTTTCGGCCACGGGGTTTGACGACGACACGAAGCTGTCATACACGGCTTTGGATCGCTTCTTCAGCAGAGCTTGGTTCAG TCGCCTTTGGGTCATTCAGGAGACTTTAGTCGCTCCTTCTAATCGCTGCTTTTGCGGTCCTCACGAGCTGGAGTTGTTGGACGTACTTCGCGCCGCCGTCTGGATGCTTCACAAACACCAACACTGGAGGGCGCAGATGGATAACATACAGTTCAATGTCTTTTTTGATTGGTGGTACAAGCTACGCCCGGAGCGGACTCGCGAGAAGGCCACGTTTGACAACGTGCTCGAAGTTCTATTCTTCAGCAGGATCAGAAAGACCTCCGATACTCGCGACAGGCTTTTCGCGTTACTCGGACTACTACCAGAGGATGTCTCAAAAGCCATCAAACCTGATTATCGCATTTCTGCCTTGGCTCTGATGCAGCGAGTCACACGTCAGTCCCTACTTGACGACTCCAAAACCAATGTTTTCAACAGCACGATTTTTACCGTTTGTAGCATGGAGGAGGGGTGTGGTATCGGAAGCTGGCCTTCGTGGGTACCTAGATGGGACCGCCCACCCATGCGCCAGCCCGGTCAACTGCCTGTCTTCTTTGCTGCTGGCGGCGAAGAAGCGCTTGCTGCGGTCGGAGAAGACACTGATGAGAGTATACTCTCACTCGGCGGGTTTGTCGTCGATCGTGTCACTTGCGTCACCGAGATGCTGAAGAAGAACGCTGCGGCTGATCTGGAGTACCTGTTCAACTGGCTGAACGGCGCGCAAGAAACTGCTCGGGAGGGCGACGACTAG
- a CDS encoding Thioredoxin-like protein, with translation MSSKVISITSQAHFKSIVASSTYVVVDFYADWCGPCKQISPIFEQLAAQEAKPGRLAFVKVNVDNQRDVAATYGISAMPTFLVLKGTKVVETVRGANPNALRSAILSAAADAAKGPAKQSAAFGGSGQKLGGESSASGGRTLGSGAGAGAGGGLQMPNVNFGQLFSAPASFAQGRGLPAQIVRFLGLYISTLFSFDPLRTAQESPFAVQGRTNVKTR, from the exons ATGTCGTCGAAAGTCATCAGCATCACGTCCCAAGCGCACTTCAAAAGCATAGTCGCCTCATCCACCTACGTggtcgtcgacttctacgCCGACTGGTGTGGCCCTTGCAAGCAGATCAGCCCCATCTTCGAACAACTCGCCGCACAAGAAGCCAAACCCGGTCGCCTCGCCTTCGTCAAAGTCAACGTCGACAACCAGCGCGATGTAGCGGCTACCTATGGCATCTCCGC CATGCCCACCTTCCTCGTCCTCAAAGGCACTAAAGTCGTCGAAACCGTCCGTGGCGCAAATCCTAATGCCCTTCGATCCGCCATTCTGTCAGCAGCAGCCGATGCCGCGAAAGGTCCCGCTAAGCAGAGCGCTGCATTCGGAGGCAGTGGGCAGAAGTTGGGTGGAGAGTCCAGCGCGAGTGGAGGTCGAACTTTGGGCTCGGGAGCTGGAGCTGGAGCTGGAGGAGGACTGCAGATGCCGAATGTGAACTTTGGACAACTATTCTCTGCACCTGCATCTTTTGCTCAAGGGCGAGGACTGCCGGCGCAGATTGTGAGGTTTCTGGGGCTGTATATCTCGACGCTTTTCAGCTTCGATCCCCTCCGGACCGCGCAGGAGAGCCCATTTGCCGTGCAGGGGAGGACGAATGTCAAGACGAGGTAG